A region of Sulfurovum sp. DNA encodes the following proteins:
- a CDS encoding DUF1566 domain-containing protein, protein MKTILLIMVGLTVSTWASLSRDASTSVVTDSITGLQWQDNNTTSNDFPGAIQYCEDLTLAGKSDWRLPNINELNSIFDFSKATENNVTGLLVAPFTQGAVIQSDPNPAGRVINMFGTISSTTDESNTSRAWLVNFYTVSTSDTMISVPKYDSTSLVRCVRSN, encoded by the coding sequence ATGAAAACAATCCTTTTAATAATGGTAGGACTTACTGTTAGCACTTGGGCTAGCTTGAGTAGAGATGCTAGTACATCAGTAGTAACTGATTCCATTACTGGACTTCAGTGGCAAGACAACAACACAACATCGAATGATTTTCCAGGCGCAATACAGTATTGTGAAGATTTAACGCTTGCTGGAAAGAGTGACTGGAGATTACCTAATATCAATGAACTTAACTCTATCTTTGATTTTTCAAAAGCAACAGAAAACAATGTTACTGGTTTACTTGTAGCACCATTTACTCAAGGTGCAGTTATACAAAGTGATCCAAATCCTGCTGGAAGAGTCATTAACATGTTCGGTACAATTTCATCTACAACAGATGAGAGCAATACATCAAGAGCATGGTTGGTTAATTTCTATACAGTTTCCACAAGTGATACTATGATATCAGTTCCTAAGTATGATAGTACCAGCCTTGTACGTTGTGTAAGAAGCAATTAA
- a CDS encoding fibrobacter succinogenes major paralogous domain-containing protein, with the protein MNFNSFSIIMIFVSLILVGCKSVCDANFSTTYNGNKYGCVINNTTHKVWLDRNLGATRVARSITDTLSYGDYFQWGRKADGHEDKTSKTTSVLATTLENPNSNFIVRAVDSDWVADGVDDNGSKRTAFLLKTDGKGICPNGFRVPTRQEWENEYHTWKSNDTEGAYTSVLKLPTSGIRVAEAQGARLTEMGERGYYWTSEFDETRRLARYFRTTSGKGVNFRPGFPIYGLSIRCIRKNSATAYEIAKNKYLE; encoded by the coding sequence ATGAATTTTAACTCATTCTCAATAATAATGATATTTGTATCATTAATTTTAGTAGGCTGTAAATCTGTATGCGATGCTAATTTTTCAACTACATACAATGGCAATAAATATGGATGTGTTATTAATAACACAACACATAAAGTATGGTTAGATAGAAATCTGGGTGCTACAAGAGTAGCCAGATCTATTACAGATACACTGTCTTATGGTGATTATTTTCAGTGGGGCAGAAAAGCTGATGGCCATGAAGACAAGACATCAAAAACAACATCAGTTCTAGCAACAACGCTAGAAAACCCAAATAGTAATTTTATTGTAAGAGCAGTAGATAGTGATTGGGTAGCTGATGGAGTGGATGATAATGGATCAAAAAGAACAGCTTTTCTATTGAAAACTGATGGAAAAGGTATATGCCCTAATGGATTTAGGGTACCAACTAGGCAGGAGTGGGAAAATGAATATCATACTTGGAAAAGTAACGATACCGAAGGTGCCTATACTTCGGTATTAAAATTACCAACATCAGGTATTCGTGTTGCAGAAGCCCAAGGTGCACGTCTAACAGAAATGGGTGAACGTGGTTACTATTGGACATCTGAGTTTGATGAAACAAGGAGACTTGCTCGGTATTTTCGTACCACAAGTGGTAAAGGTGTAAATTTTCGTCCAGGTTTTCCTATATATGGATTATCTATCCGCTGCATTAGAAAAAATAGTGCTACAGCATATGAAATTGCTAAAAATAAATATTTAGAATAA
- a CDS encoding DUF1566 domain-containing protein, with translation MKRYSQWLAVATAAVVLSACGGGDDDKADDINTTPIVLGQLKKTGQTVSYDINGSVVSDGTLKDDGYYRAGVAVSYTRNDDTGIVVDQDTFGMMWQDNNDSSRNSGKTYAQAEEYCRNLSLGGYDDWRLPTITELLRIMNYGTTPKIPSAFANFSNVGGIVAAWSQTQAEDGNTWDINFNTGTFGRNEASNVSGVTCARDTNKSLAAKAKAQLL, from the coding sequence ATGAAGAGATATTCACAATGGTTAGCAGTCGCAACAGCAGCAGTAGTGCTTAGTGCATGTGGTGGTGGCGATGATGATAAGGCTGATGATATTAATACAACACCAATTGTTTTGGGTCAACTTAAAAAGACAGGTCAGACTGTGAGTTATGATATTAATGGTTCAGTAGTATCAGATGGTACGCTTAAAGATGATGGTTACTATAGGGCTGGTGTAGCAGTTTCATATACCAGAAATGATGATACTGGTATCGTAGTTGACCAAGATACTTTCGGGATGATGTGGCAAGATAATAATGATTCTAGTAGAAATTCTGGAAAAACATATGCACAGGCAGAAGAGTACTGTAGAAACCTTAGTTTGGGTGGATATGATGACTGGAGACTTCCTACTATAACGGAACTGTTACGCATCATGAACTACGGTACTACTCCAAAAATACCATCTGCTTTTGCGAATTTTTCTAATGTAGGTGGCATTGTAGCTGCTTGGTCACAGACACAAGCAGAGGATGGTAACACATGGGATATAAACTTCAATACTGGAACTTTTGGTAGAAATGAGGCAAGCAATGTAAGTGGTGTAACTTGTGCGAGAGATACAAACAAGTCATTAGCAGCAAAAGCAAAAGCACAACTACTGTAA